Proteins co-encoded in one Erinaceus europaeus chromosome 2, mEriEur2.1, whole genome shotgun sequence genomic window:
- the LOC103128372 gene encoding LOW QUALITY PROTEIN: protocadherin gamma-B2-like (The sequence of the model RefSeq protein was modified relative to this genomic sequence to represent the inferred CDS: inserted 2 bases in 1 codon; deleted 3 bases in 2 codons) produces MREMCINRQIKDNRNIMQLAAMGRREKKLKHEYRPYWNYTNWSLRKKYPPEHNCVGTQLRVFIMDFRMDTENEAKPREEQPVQWQQVLFPFLLCLFGRALQDQIHCSVPEELAKNSVVGNLTTDLRLSVRDLLARTLRISLEKEYFTVHPESGDLVVSDRIDREQICRKNPLCVLDFDAITENPVTIFHVAVVVQDINDNTPLFKHAKVDLKIVESTKPGKTFPLDPAVDSDARLNSLQRYQLDDNEYFDLAEKQTSDGRKFPELVLKHPLDREEQNVHQLVLTALDGRDPPQSGITLIQIQVTDANDNPSVFSQDLYRVSLQEGMPPGVLLLQVKATDLDDGFNVEVTYSFHNVDKQVEEVFNLDKRTGEITTKGKFDFETDNSYTLGVEAKDPGDLVAHCSIEDEILDENDCVPEVLVTLVFTLLPEDSLPGTVTALIKTRDRDSGENCEVYCHILGKAEFILKSYSKIYFKLLTERALDREETPEYNITIMATDRGQPPLSSSITITLHIGDVNDNPPVFAQPYLVEENNPPGASIAQVSASDSDLGPNGRVSYSIVGSDLAPRALAAFVSLSAQSGVLFAQRAFDHEQLRGFALTLQARDQGSPARSANVSLRVLVGDRNDNAPRVLYPALGPDGSALFDTVPRAAQPGYLVTKVVAVDADAGHNAWLSYHVLQASEPGLFGLGLRTGEVRLARPLGDRDAARQRLLVAVRDGGRPPLSATATLLLVFADSLQEVPPDHHLGERPPRADPQAELQFYLVLALAFISVLFLLAVILAVALRLRSSSSQEAWGCFQAGVCSKSAPAVAPNYSEGTLPYFYNLCLASQSAKXEFNFLRVTPGVAPSQDFLCEDTFWIPNTNYEDAVIPFAPDNNLKVSFT; encoded by the exons ATGAGGGAAATGTGTATCAACAGGCAAATTAAAGACAATCGCAATATAATGCAATTAGCTGCcatggggagaagggaaaagaaattaaaacatgaaTATAGACCG TATTGGAACTACACAAACTGGTCACTGAGGAAAAAATATCCCCCGGAACACAACTGTGTTGGAACGCAGCTCAGGGTGTTCATAATGGACTTTAGGAT GGACACGGAGAATGAGGCCAAGCCCAGAGAGGAGCAGCCAGTGCAGTGGCAGCAGGTATTGTTTCCCTTCCTACTGTGTTTGTTTGGCAGAGCTCTCCAggaccaaatccactgctcagttCCTGAGGAGCTGGCTAAGAACTCAGTGGTAGGAAACCTCACCACAGATCTGAGGCTCAGTGTCAGGGACCTGCTAGCCCGGACGCTGCGGATTAGCTTGGAGAAGGAATATTTTACTGTACACCCTGAGAGTGGAGACTTAGTCGTGAGTGACAGAATAGACCGAGAGCAGATTTGCAGGAAGAACCCTCTCTGTGTTCTGGATTTTGATGCTATCACTGAAAACCCAGTCACTATTTTCCATGTGGCAGTAGTGGTGCAGGATATAAATGACAACACTCCCCTGTTCAAACATGCTAAGGTTGACTTAAAGATTGTGGAATCCACTAAGCCGGGCAAGACATTTCCACTAGACCCAGCGGTGGATTCAGACGCTCGTCTTAATTCACTGCAAAGATACCAGCTTGATGATAATGAGTACTTTGATCTGGCAGAAAAACAGACTTCAGATGGACGTAAATTTCCTGAGTTGGTTCTGAAGCATCCTCTGGACAGAGAAGAGCAGAATGTGCACCAGCTGGTCCTTACAGCTCTGGATGGCAGGGACCCTCCTCAGAGTGGCATCACCCTGATCCAAATCCAAGTCACTGATGCCAATGATAACCCCTCAGTGTTCAGCCAGGACTTGTACAGGGTCAGCCTGCAGGAGGGCATGCCCCCCGGGGTCCTG CTGCTGCAAGTGAAAGCCACCGACCTGGATGATGGCTTCAATGTAGAGGTCACCTACTCCTTTCACAATGTGGACAAACAGgtggaaga AGTTTTTAACTTGGATAAAAGGACAGGGGAAATCACGACCAAGGGCAAGTTTGATTTCGAAACTGATAACAGTTACACACTTGGTGTAGAAGCAAAAGATCCAGGAGATCTTGTTGCACATTGCAGTATAGAGGACGAAATTCTTGATGAGAATGATTGTGTGCCTGAAGTGCTTGTGACTTTGGTGTTTACACTTCTCCCAGAAGACtcgctgccaggaacagtgactGCCTTGATAAAaaccagagacagagactcaggagAAAACTGCGAAGTATACTGCCACATTTTGGGGAAAGCCGAGTTTATACTTAAGTCCTACTCAAAGATTTACTTCAAACTACTGACAGAAAGGGCTCTAGACCGG GAGGAGACCCCTGAATACAATATCACCATTATGGCCACAGACAGGGGCCAGCCGCCTCTCtcctccagcatcaccatcactCTTCACATTGGCGACGTCAACGACAACCCACCAGTCTTTGCCCAGCCCTACCTGGTGGAGGAGAACAACCCGCCAGGCGCCTCCATCGCGCAGGTCAGCGCCTCCGACTCCGACCTGGGCCCCAACGGCCGCGTGTCCTACTCCATCGTGGGCAGCGACCTGGCGCCGCGCGCACTGGCGGCCTTCGTGTCGCTGAGCGCGCAGAGCGGGGTGCTGTTCGCGCAGCGCGCCTTCGACCACGAGCAGCTGCGCGGCTTCGCGCTGACCCTGCAGGCCCGCGACCAGGGCTCGCCCGCGCGCAGCGCCAACGTGAGCCTGCGCGTGCTGGTGGGCGACCGCAACGACAACGCGCCCCGCGTGCTCTACCCCGCGCTGGGCCCCGACGGCTCGGCGCTCTTCGACACGGTGCCGCGCGCCGCGCAGCCCGGATACCTGGTCACCAAGGTGGTGGCGGTGGACGCCGACGCGGGACACAACGCCTGGCTGTCCTACCACGTGCTGCAGGCCAGCGAGCCCGGACTCTTCGGCCTGGGGCTGCGCACGGGCGAGGTGCGCCTGGCCAGGCCCCTGGGCGACAGGGACGCGGCCAGACAGCGCCTGCTGGTGGCCGTGCGCGACGGGGGGCGGCCGCCCCTCTCTGCCACCGCCACTCTGCTGCTGGTCTTCGCAGACAGCCTGCAAGAGGTGCCGCCCGACCACCACCTGGGCGAGCGCCCTCCTCGCGCTGACCCGCAGGCCGAGCTGCAGTTCTACCTGGTGCTGGCCTTGGCCTTCATCTCCGTGCTCTTCCTGCTCGCCGTGATCCTGGCGGTCGCCCTGCGCCTGCGCAGCTCCTCCAGCCAAGAGGCCTGGGGCTGCTTTCAGGCTGGTGTCTGCTCCAAGTCTGCACCTGCTGTTGCCCCCAACTACAGTGAAGGAACTTTGCCCTACTTCTACAATCTGTGCCTTGCGTCACAATCAGCTAA AGAGTTTAATTTTCTCCGTGTTACCCCTGGAGTTGCGCCCTCCCAGGATTTTCTCTGTGAAGATACCTTTTGGATACCAAATACAAATTATGAAGATGCAGTGATTCCTTTTGCCCCTGATAATAATTTAAAGGTGAGCTTTACTTAA